Proteins encoded by one window of Clostridium cagae:
- a CDS encoding sensor histidine kinase translates to MRLNFNIKTKIILMNMGILIPIIIFIYITIINNLYNNVIKSNIDLLTKESYNTQVYISNYIEKDKVDDIEINFEHKAPLINTYLSKKLNYRIQIYDKNGDIMTDSTSNSVTFFDEDITNAIKGSKAYVIKKIDGNIYVLFSSPIYFKDTTLGCVRYIYPLDSSEKLINNMFIIMGILACTSILISWLLSKLLSEKIVGPIKKLKTVSQKVTQGEYDNRIKIRSGDEIEDLAQTFNVMSESIKNYVESLKEEKQKQKSFLDNVTHEFKTPLTAIIGYSEIIPKLKNQNDIDESLVYVKEEGIRLLRLVEELLDLSKLGKSEFKIDKKKNNLKEIIEEVLVIINPRIKKYEIEIIKNTFDIEVLIDRDKTKQVILNVLDNAIKYSECRNIKIKLKVESEKIILNIIDDGIGIAEENIPKLFEPTYRVNNLSSINNNGNGLGLCICKEIMKKQDGDIKIKSNLEEGTSVEIIFKGHWY, encoded by the coding sequence ATGCGACTGAATTTTAACATAAAAACAAAAATTATTCTTATGAATATGGGAATCTTAATTCCAATAATAATATTTATATATATAACAATAATAAATAATTTATATAATAACGTAATAAAAAGTAATATTGATTTATTAACAAAAGAGAGCTACAACACTCAAGTGTATATATCAAATTATATTGAAAAAGATAAGGTTGATGATATTGAAATAAATTTTGAACATAAAGCTCCATTGATTAATACATATCTGTCTAAAAAATTAAATTATAGAATTCAGATTTATGATAAAAACGGTGACATAATGACAGACTCTACTTCTAATAGCGTTACTTTTTTTGATGAAGATATAACTAATGCTATAAAGGGAAGCAAGGCTTATGTAATTAAAAAGATTGATGGAAACATATATGTGTTATTTTCAAGTCCTATATATTTTAAAGATACAACCTTAGGGTGTGTAAGATACATATATCCTTTAGATAGTAGTGAAAAACTTATAAATAATATGTTTATAATTATGGGCATATTAGCATGTACATCAATTCTTATATCATGGCTTTTAAGTAAGCTTCTTTCAGAGAAAATAGTTGGACCTATAAAAAAACTAAAGACAGTTTCTCAAAAAGTTACCCAAGGAGAATATGATAATAGAATAAAAATTAGAAGTGGAGATGAAATTGAAGATTTAGCACAAACTTTTAATGTAATGTCAGAGAGTATAAAAAATTATGTTGAAAGTTTAAAAGAAGAAAAACAAAAACAAAAGAGTTTTTTAGATAATGTTACGCATGAATTTAAGACTCCTTTAACAGCAATCATAGGATATTCTGAGATTATACCTAAATTAAAAAATCAAAATGATATAGATGAAAGTTTAGTTTATGTAAAAGAAGAAGGAATAAGGCTTTTGAGGTTAGTAGAAGAACTTCTTGACTTATCGAAACTAGGAAAAAGTGAGTTTAAAATAGATAAAAAGAAAAATAATTTAAAAGAAATTATAGAAGAAGTTTTAGTTATTATTAATCCTAGAATAAAAAAATATGAAATAGAAATAATCAAAAATACATTTGATATTGAAGTTTTAATAGATAGAGACAAGACTAAGCAGGTCATTTTAAATGTATTAGATAACGCTATAAAATACAGTGAATGTAGGAATATAAAAATAAAATTAAAAGTTGAGAGTGAAAAGATAATTTTAAATATTATAGATGATGGGATAGGTATAGCTGAAGAGAACATACCTAAACTTTTTGAACCTACTTATAGGGTAAATAATTTAAGTTCTATTAACAATAATGGAAATGGATTAGGTCTTTGTATATGCAAGGAAATAATGAAGAAGCAAGATGGAGATATAAAAATAAAAAGTAACTTAGAAGAAGGTACATCTGTAGAAATTATATTTAAAGGCCATTGGTATTAA
- a CDS encoding DUF3919 family protein, with protein sequence MKKISLKAKIIGIYTTIIIICIVMTSLNYRLLYNRVKIISDKDDVVNKINMSIPIKIEISNEKWGDYVFENENSIQMIWNSINEIMNDFSEEENYITEGSNISIDANVYYLNGMKDKFKISDVLILNNRMYHDNNKLPLINRLKNDLLGYLYSTSNIANLINTRNRIVVSDSNNKVKELNDLDKEKLKNLISNSTKLDSDDGIKALTKEKKEALSHIKIYIYDKDDTSTKVKSCNVVNMDVYTDGIFVVQYMGDENGQHTYFKGDLKCICEEILEKNI encoded by the coding sequence GTGAAGAAAATTAGCTTAAAAGCTAAGATTATAGGCATATATACTACTATAATTATAATTTGTATTGTAATGACAAGTTTAAATTATAGACTTTTGTATAACAGAGTCAAAATAATAAGTGATAAAGATGATGTTGTAAATAAGATAAATATGTCTATACCTATAAAAATTGAGATTTCTAATGAAAAATGGGGGGATTATGTTTTTGAAAATGAGAATTCTATACAAATGATATGGAATTCTATAAATGAGATTATGAATGATTTTTCGGAAGAGGAAAACTATATTACAGAAGGAAGCAATATAAGTATTGATGCAAATGTTTACTATCTAAATGGTATGAAAGATAAGTTTAAAATAAGTGATGTACTTATTTTAAACAATCGAATGTATCATGATAACAATAAATTGCCATTAATAAATAGATTGAAAAATGATTTGTTAGGTTATTTATATTCAACTTCTAATATAGCTAATCTCATAAATACTAGAAATAGAATAGTTGTTAGTGATTCTAATAATAAAGTAAAAGAATTGAATGATTTAGATAAAGAAAAGTTAAAAAATTTAATAAGTAATTCAACTAAACTGGATAGTGATGATGGAATTAAAGCTTTAACAAAAGAAAAGAAGGAAGCTTTATCGCATATAAAAATTTATATTTATGATAAAGATGATACTTCTACAAAAGTTAAAAGCTGCAATGTTGTAAATATGGACGTATATACAGATGGAATATTTGTTGTTCAATATATGGGAGATGAAAATGGACAACACACATATTTTAAGGGGGACCTTAAATGTATATGCGAAGAAATATTAGAGAAAAACATTTGA
- a CDS encoding ABC transporter substrate-binding protein — translation MNIKKIICFIIIMCMSFNLMACNKESSKVIYKDGYLNLEGKHIVVYVASRDEVGRTLLEMFKEKTGCTYEYIRMSTQEALERIRCEKKYPKADIFIGGTCDAHNLMKKEQLSEKYICKNYDSIQNVYKDKDGYWIGLEVNLLSIIINKDRWDKEFADKGLEMPEKYEDLLNPMYKDEIIIPDPNISGTGYTIIASIVQNMGKEKAIEFLKELKSNVGQFTSNGYIPAQKVATGEYLIGVNFIADQLLVKNSGFNVITNIPKKTGWNIDAISKIKNGPNEDVGKYFIDFCTTKESEETIINISQGKSTRKDVKDDDYEQKCEINMYDNYDFKKASEDREWLIKMWNSFKA, via the coding sequence ATGAATATTAAAAAAATTATTTGTTTTATCATAATCATGTGTATGTCTTTTAATCTTATGGCTTGTAATAAAGAAAGCTCAAAAGTAATTTATAAAGATGGATATTTAAATCTGGAAGGAAAGCATATTGTTGTTTATGTAGCATCGAGGGATGAAGTTGGTAGAACGCTTTTAGAAATGTTTAAGGAAAAAACAGGATGTACATACGAATATATAAGAATGTCTACGCAAGAAGCATTAGAAAGAATCAGATGTGAAAAAAAATATCCTAAAGCAGATATATTTATAGGTGGAACTTGTGATGCTCATAATCTAATGAAAAAAGAGCAACTTTCAGAAAAATATATATGCAAAAATTACGATAGCATACAAAATGTATATAAAGATAAAGATGGATATTGGATAGGTTTAGAAGTGAATCTTTTATCTATTATTATTAATAAAGATAGATGGGATAAAGAATTTGCAGATAAAGGATTAGAAATGCCAGAAAAGTATGAGGATTTACTCAATCCAATGTACAAAGATGAAATTATAATACCAGATCCTAATATATCGGGAACAGGATATACAATTATAGCATCAATTGTACAAAATATGGGTAAAGAAAAGGCTATAGAATTCTTAAAAGAATTGAAATCTAATGTAGGACAATTTACATCTAATGGATATATTCCAGCACAAAAAGTTGCAACAGGAGAATATTTAATAGGTGTGAACTTTATAGCAGATCAATTATTAGTTAAAAATTCTGGATTTAATGTAATAACTAATATTCCTAAAAAGACAGGGTGGAATATAGATGCAATTTCAAAGATAAAGAACGGTCCGAATGAAGACGTTGGCAAATACTTTATAGATTTTTGTACAACCAAAGAGAGTGAGGAAACAATAATAAATATCTCTCAAGGTAAATCTACAAGAAAAGATGTAAAAGATGATGATTATGAACAAAAATGTGAGATAAATATGTATGATAATTATGATTTCAAAAAGGCTAGTGAAGACAGAGAATGGTTAATTAAGATGTGGAATAGTTTTAAAGCGTAA
- the uhpT gene encoding hexose-6-phosphate:phosphate antiporter: protein MNKLTSFFSINKKEATVSIEDQRKMWLKEFLKAFLVVFSVYASMYLIRNNLKAGQPLLKEQLGFTTSELGYIGFGFSITYALGKTLLGYFIDGKNAKRIVSFLLMMSATMVFVIGLILISGNKCTGAVLLLWGLSGFFQAPGGPSAYSTITRWTPTNKRGRYLGFWNMSHNIGGALAGMLALWGANKFFHGNVAGMFIVPSIIAAVIGFTMLFVGKDEPEELGWNCAEEIFGEVKAENSEELDNMSKFEVFKKYVLKNPWIWVLCVANVFVYIVRIGIDNWAPLYVTEQLHFAMGDAVNTIFYFETGALIGSLSWGFISDLLKGRRAIVAVFCLVLTGFAVLGYRYATSVTMVNVSLCALGALIFGPQLLIGVSLVGFAPKKAIAVANGLSGTFGYLFGDSTAKVMLAKIADPKSSGVNIGGMCLHGWNDVFIIFYGALIIGICLLLVVAYGEEKKIRSLNKEEKEVEELAA, encoded by the coding sequence ATGAATAAATTGACAAGTTTTTTTAGTATTAACAAAAAAGAAGCTACAGTATCAATTGAAGATCAAAGAAAAATGTGGTTAAAGGAATTTTTAAAAGCATTCTTAGTTGTATTTTCTGTATATGCTTCTATGTATTTAATTAGAAATAATCTTAAAGCTGGACAACCACTTTTAAAAGAACAACTAGGGTTTACAACATCTGAACTTGGATATATAGGTTTTGGATTTTCTATAACTTATGCACTTGGTAAGACGTTGTTAGGATATTTTATTGATGGTAAAAATGCAAAGCGTATAGTGTCATTTTTACTTATGATGTCTGCAACAATGGTCTTTGTAATCGGTCTTATATTAATATCAGGAAATAAATGTACTGGAGCTGTATTATTACTATGGGGACTAAGTGGATTTTTCCAAGCTCCAGGTGGACCAAGTGCTTATTCAACAATTACTAGATGGACTCCTACTAATAAAAGAGGTAGATATTTAGGATTTTGGAATATGTCTCATAATATAGGTGGAGCATTAGCAGGAATGCTAGCATTATGGGGAGCAAATAAATTTTTCCATGGTAATGTAGCAGGAATGTTTATAGTTCCATCAATAATAGCAGCTGTTATTGGTTTTACAATGTTATTTGTAGGAAAAGATGAACCGGAAGAGCTAGGTTGGAACTGTGCAGAAGAAATATTTGGTGAAGTTAAAGCCGAAAACAGTGAAGAATTAGATAACATGAGTAAATTTGAAGTGTTTAAAAAGTATGTTTTAAAAAATCCATGGATTTGGGTACTATGTGTAGCTAATGTTTTTGTCTATATAGTTCGTATAGGAATAGATAACTGGGCTCCTTTATATGTTACTGAACAATTACATTTTGCAATGGGGGATGCAGTTAATACAATATTCTATTTTGAAACAGGTGCACTTATTGGTAGTCTTAGTTGGGGATTTATATCTGATTTACTAAAAGGAAGAAGAGCAATAGTTGCAGTATTCTGTTTAGTGCTTACTGGATTTGCAGTTTTAGGATATAGATATGCTACAAGCGTTACAATGGTAAATGTTTCACTATGTGCTCTTGGTGCATTAATATTTGGACCACAATTATTAATAGGGGTATCTCTTGTTGGATTTGCTCCTAAAAAAGCAATTGCTGTTGCAAATGGTTTGAGCGGTACTTTTGGATATTTATTTGGAGATTCTACAGCTAAAGTTATGTTAGCTAAAATAGCTGATCCTAAATCATCAGGTGTAAATATTGGAGGAATGTGTCTTCATGGATGGAATGATGTATTTATTATATTCTATGGTGCACTTATAATTGGAATTTGCCTTTTGTTAGTAGTTGCTTATGGTGAAGAAAAGAAGATAAGAAGCTTAAATAAGGAAGAAAAAGAAGTAGAAGAATTAGCAGCGTAA
- a CDS encoding ferric reductase-like transmembrane domain-containing protein, protein MYLIYSLVLVTVLTLIFSDLIRKYSKIFYGLASSIAGLVMVYEIFRLTNNLKLEGFMGNLEKVFMKGNVSISFFVLVMFAGALNKKWNVTKKLLSVRAEIAILGSILIIPHCVMYAVRFINKLIVGKPITIFYIVYLLIGLIGFCIMIPLFITSFKKVRAKMSYKEWKKIQKLAYPFYFIAYIHIVLALLNNKLDWVKLITYTALFIGYFILKIVREKKQWDKFKYR, encoded by the coding sequence ATGTATTTAATTTATTCTTTAGTATTAGTCACAGTATTAACATTAATATTTTCAGATCTTATTCGAAAATATTCAAAGATATTTTATGGACTAGCTTCAAGTATAGCTGGTCTTGTTATGGTTTATGAAATATTTAGATTAACAAATAACTTAAAGTTAGAAGGTTTTATGGGAAATCTAGAAAAAGTATTTATGAAGGGAAATGTTTCTATTTCATTTTTTGTACTTGTTATGTTTGCTGGTGCTTTAAATAAAAAATGGAATGTTACTAAAAAGTTATTGAGTGTTAGAGCTGAAATTGCTATTTTAGGTTCAATACTTATTATTCCACATTGTGTAATGTATGCAGTTAGATTTATAAATAAATTAATAGTTGGAAAACCAATAACAATTTTTTATATAGTATATTTACTTATTGGACTTATAGGATTTTGCATAATGATTCCTTTATTTATAACATCATTTAAAAAAGTTAGAGCTAAAATGAGTTACAAAGAATGGAAAAAAATTCAAAAATTAGCTTATCCATTCTATTTTATAGCTTATATACATATAGTGTTAGCATTGTTAAACAATAAGTTAGATTGGGTTAAATTAATTACATATACAGCTTTATTTATAGGATATTTTATTTTAAAGATTGTTAGAGAGAAAAAACAATGGGATAAATTTAAATATAGATGA
- a CDS encoding PTS sugar transporter subunit IIC, with the protein MIQNNKVEKDKLTPKDYLNKVLAGTATGIVVGLIPNAILGSIFKGLIDVSPIFATLYNAVNIMQFIVPVIVGVLVGLQFNLNPMQSVIVGSAVFLGSGAYKVTEHGVQMVGIGDLINIMLVACIAVYVVRLIGNKLGSLTILLLPIVGAGVGVVGILMLPYVKQITITIGNLINNFAVLQPFLMCILISISFSILIISPISTVAIGIAIGITGLGAGAAAIGVTACTAVLVIGSRKVNESGVTLSVLLGAMKMMMPNLVTYPIIAVPIIANGILSGIGAYLFNILGTPNSAGFGLVGLVGPLAAINNSGSIIGVLMAFVVIPFVGAFVIDWFCRKVIHLYDENIFKYI; encoded by the coding sequence ATGATACAAAATAATAAAGTAGAAAAAGACAAATTAACCCCTAAAGATTATTTGAATAAAGTTTTGGCTGGAACTGCAACAGGAATTGTTGTTGGATTAATTCCAAATGCAATTTTAGGTTCAATATTTAAAGGATTAATAGATGTTTCACCTATATTTGCTACTCTTTACAATGCCGTAAATATTATGCAATTCATAGTACCAGTTATTGTAGGAGTATTGGTAGGATTACAATTTAATCTTAATCCTATGCAATCAGTTATTGTTGGCTCAGCAGTATTTTTAGGTTCAGGTGCTTATAAGGTTACTGAACATGGCGTGCAAATGGTTGGTATAGGTGATTTAATAAACATAATGTTAGTTGCATGTATAGCTGTATATGTTGTGAGATTAATAGGAAATAAACTAGGATCGTTAACAATATTATTATTACCAATTGTTGGAGCAGGCGTCGGTGTTGTTGGAATACTTATGCTTCCTTATGTAAAACAAATTACTATAACAATAGGAAATTTAATTAATAATTTTGCAGTTTTACAACCATTTTTAATGTGTATTTTAATTAGTATTTCATTTTCAATCTTAATTATTTCACCAATTTCAACTGTAGCAATAGGAATTGCTATAGGAATAACAGGACTAGGTGCGGGAGCAGCTGCTATTGGAGTTACTGCTTGTACAGCTGTTTTAGTAATTGGATCAAGAAAAGTAAATGAAAGTGGAGTTACTTTATCAGTTCTATTAGGAGCTATGAAGATGATGATGCCGAATTTAGTTACCTATCCAATAATAGCAGTACCTATTATTGCAAATGGTATCTTAAGTGGAATAGGTGCTTATCTGTTTAATATCTTAGGTACACCGAATAGTGCTGGATTTGGATTAGTTGGATTAGTTGGTCCTTTAGCAGCTATAAATAATTCAGGATCAATTATTGGAGTATTAATGGCATTTGTGGTTATACCTTTTGTAGGTGCATTTGTTATTGATTGGTTCTGTAGAAAAGTTATACATTTATATGATGAAAATATTTTTAAATATATTTAA
- a CDS encoding 2-dehydropantoate 2-reductase, translated as MKIAIVGAGAMGSRYGYMLHESGNEVFLIDAWKDHVDTINKDGLTVEENGECKKVKIPAMLPEDAKEVPDLVILFTKSMGLESMLKSVKNILGKHTRVLCLLNGLGHNETIEKYVDSKNILMGVTLWTAGLAGPGHVVLTGDGSLEVQNIDSNMEVEAREICDILNQAGLKAHYSENVIFSIWRKACVNGTLNSCCTILDCNIKEFGELKETPELIRNIIKEFADIAAKYGVELNVEEVAKGIEKIYDPSQAGEHYPSMHQDLIQNHRLTEIDYINGYVSRKGKEFNIKTECNDLLTTMVHAKEQLLVK; from the coding sequence ATGAAAATTGCAATTGTTGGAGCAGGAGCTATGGGCTCACGTTATGGATATATGTTACATGAATCTGGAAATGAAGTTTTCTTGATAGATGCTTGGAAGGATCATGTAGATACTATAAATAAAGACGGATTAACAGTTGAAGAAAATGGAGAATGTAAGAAGGTAAAAATACCAGCAATGTTACCAGAAGATGCTAAAGAAGTTCCGGATTTAGTGATTTTATTTACTAAATCAATGGGATTAGAATCTATGCTAAAATCTGTAAAGAATATTTTAGGAAAACATACAAGAGTATTATGCCTATTAAATGGATTAGGTCATAATGAAACTATTGAAAAATATGTTGATAGTAAAAATATACTTATGGGTGTAACTTTATGGACAGCTGGATTAGCAGGTCCTGGACATGTTGTATTAACTGGAGATGGAAGCTTAGAAGTACAAAATATTGATTCTAATATGGAAGTAGAAGCAAGAGAGATTTGTGACATATTAAATCAAGCAGGATTAAAAGCTCACTATAGTGAAAATGTTATATTTTCAATATGGCGTAAAGCATGTGTAAATGGAACTTTAAATAGTTGTTGCACAATTTTAGATTGTAATATTAAAGAGTTTGGAGAGCTAAAAGAAACTCCAGAGCTTATTCGTAATATTATAAAAGAATTCGCTGATATTGCTGCTAAATATGGAGTAGAATTAAATGTTGAAGAGGTTGCAAAAGGAATAGAAAAAATATATGATCCAAGCCAAGCTGGAGAACACTATCCATCAATGCATCAAGATTTAATTCAAAATCATCGTCTTACAGAAATTGATTATATAAACGGATATGTATCTAGAAAAGGTAAAGAATTTAATATAAAGACAGAATGTAATGATTTATTAACAACTATGGTTCATGCAAAAGAACAATTACTTGTTAAATAA
- a CDS encoding MarR family winged helix-turn-helix transcriptional regulator — MLEQNFCECLFFTATRLKKIAAKIAEDELKPLGLSPTYVYILLGVKFKPGITQKELSEELHLKPSTITRLIDKLVINCLVERRPEGKLSHIYLTNDGEKIQEDIQKYRLKLHNRYREILGEEYNLLTKITNDSARILESK, encoded by the coding sequence ATGCTTGAACAAAATTTTTGCGAGTGTTTATTTTTCACTGCAACTAGATTAAAAAAGATAGCAGCTAAAATAGCTGAAGACGAGTTGAAGCCACTAGGATTATCTCCTACATATGTATATATACTTCTTGGTGTAAAGTTTAAACCTGGAATAACACAAAAGGAATTAAGTGAAGAACTTCACTTAAAGCCATCTACAATAACTAGACTTATAGATAAATTAGTTATAAATTGTTTAGTTGAGAGACGACCTGAAGGAAAGTTATCTCATATATACTTAACTAATGACGGAGAAAAAATTCAAGAGGATATACAAAAGTATAGATTAAAGTTACATAATCGTTATAGAGAAATATTAGGAGAAGAATACAATTTATTAACTAAAATAACAAATGATTCTGCAAGGATATTAGAATCTAAGTAG
- a CDS encoding TVP38/TMEM64 family protein yields the protein MMNVDVFIDIMSNYSNIALLISIFTSVIIAVLGVVPSIFVTGANIIFFGPIKGFFISLIGETIGAAISFWLYRKGFKKNIENFSVNNKYLKKLVKSQGKESTYLVFLIRLLPFVPSGFVTLGASVSNMNIIPFIIATFLGKVPSIILEAFLSYDFINIQDNCIRLIITLVSLILIMVFMKKNYKSNKV from the coding sequence ATGATGAATGTAGATGTGTTTATTGATATAATGAGTAATTATAGTAATATAGCATTACTTATAAGTATTTTTACTAGTGTAATTATAGCAGTATTAGGAGTAGTACCATCTATATTTGTTACTGGTGCTAATATTATTTTCTTTGGTCCTATAAAAGGTTTTTTTATATCATTAATAGGGGAGACTATAGGTGCAGCCATATCATTTTGGTTATACAGAAAAGGCTTCAAGAAAAATATAGAAAACTTTTCAGTTAATAATAAATACTTAAAAAAATTAGTAAAGAGTCAAGGTAAAGAAAGCACGTATTTAGTATTTTTAATAAGATTATTACCTTTTGTGCCTTCTGGATTTGTAACATTAGGTGCTTCAGTAAGTAATATGAATATTATTCCTTTTATAATAGCAACTTTTTTAGGAAAAGTACCTTCTATTATATTAGAAGCTTTTTTAAGTTATGATTTTATTAATATACAAGATAACTGTATAAGATTAATAATTACTTTAGTGTCATTAATTTTAATCATGGTTTTTATGAAGAAAAATTATAAGTCTAATAAAGTATGA
- a CDS encoding tetratricopeptide repeat protein → MENKNYLYDNYLNMARNLKNEKNLLKALKFYKKAYALNIGKTDIEFLFDMALLYDEIGLRKEAEEKYLEIINLDENEPRAYYGLGTIYDELGDLSKAKEYYKISIQKDSSYDKAYFFLANIYDELGDKEKAILNYKKTIELNNNDLWGYANVACIFEELDRNEEALKYINKALEINPKHYRILFNKAVISNKLHKKQEAIDYYKKSIKANPTYTYSFLNLAVIYREDNDFTTAINIINKGIEINPEEGFLYYNRACFYVNTKELLKALKDVEKCIELNDLFLDYMKKDKELDPIRDLKEYKKFINNIT, encoded by the coding sequence ATGGAAAATAAAAATTATTTGTACGATAATTATTTAAATATGGCTAGAAATCTAAAAAATGAGAAAAACTTATTAAAAGCTTTAAAGTTTTATAAAAAAGCATATGCATTAAATATAGGTAAGACTGATATAGAATTTTTGTTTGATATGGCATTACTATATGATGAAATTGGTTTAAGAAAAGAAGCAGAAGAAAAATATTTAGAAATAATTAATTTAGATGAAAATGAACCTAGGGCTTATTATGGATTAGGAACTATATATGATGAATTAGGCGATTTATCAAAAGCAAAAGAGTATTACAAAATATCAATACAAAAAGATTCAAGTTATGATAAAGCATATTTCTTTTTAGCCAATATATATGATGAATTAGGTGATAAAGAAAAGGCAATTTTAAATTATAAAAAAACTATTGAATTAAATAACAATGATTTATGGGGGTATGCAAATGTAGCTTGCATTTTTGAAGAATTAGATAGAAATGAAGAAGCGTTAAAATATATAAATAAGGCTTTAGAAATAAATCCTAAACATTATAGAATATTGTTTAATAAAGCTGTAATATCCAATAAATTACATAAAAAACAAGAAGCTATAGATTATTATAAAAAGTCTATAAAAGCAAACCCTACATATACATATAGTTTTTTAAATTTAGCTGTGATATATAGAGAAGATAATGATTTTACAACTGCAATAAACATAATAAATAAAGGAATAGAAATAAATCCAGAAGAAGGATTCTTATATTACAATAGAGCTTGCTTCTATGTTAATACAAAAGAATTATTAAAGGCTTTAAAAGATGTAGAAAAGTGTATAGAGCTAAATGATTTATTCTTAGATTATATGAAAAAAGATAAAGAACTTGATCCTATAAGAGATTTAAAGGAATATAAAAAGTTTATAAACAACATTACATAG